One genomic segment of Catalinimonas alkaloidigena includes these proteins:
- a CDS encoding RagB/SusD family nutrient uptake outer membrane protein codes for MKNILIKISLSLSIILMISACSEDFLFEKPIGSVNEELLKNEDGVNALLIAAYAMVDGYAEGESPSGNLGEASGTNWVWGDVPSDDMHRGDQTGGWSQINDIERYEVRPDNEWLSGAWGVNYEGVSRANDVLKALKEATDIPPAVARQFEAEAKFLRAWFHFQLRIKFEKIPYITEDVDPVNVPNDREVWDDIEADLQLGVDHLNPSPSEVGRASQWAAKAFKARVHLFQSEFSEAKPLLDDIINNGPFQLESHFYNNFDEEHQNNGESIFEIQYSVNDGAGVHNSGIDHQTLYPRGADVGLCCAYSAPTFDLFNAFKVGENGLPMLDDFQDELLREDYGILTTEAFTPTDHLLDPRVDWTIGRRGIPFLDWGPMSGSDWMLDQPNMGPFLNKKIMWYKRNKGEISTQSSYWASGVNGNNFRVLRLGHVLLWRAEVAVEENDLTTAMNLVNQIRQRAADDIVMGKVLNETFGTDVAIEIDESQPAANYKLGLYTSFPSQEYARKAVRHEMRLEFALEGMRFYDLVRWNIAANTLNTYLENELAGGVLPWLQGATFTEGKNNYWPIPQVQIDLQPEVLSQNSAN; via the coding sequence ATGAAAAACATACTTATCAAAATAAGCTTATCCCTGAGCATCATCTTAATGATAAGCGCCTGTAGCGAAGACTTTCTTTTTGAAAAGCCTATAGGATCTGTAAATGAAGAATTGTTGAAGAATGAGGATGGTGTAAACGCCCTGCTTATCGCCGCTTATGCTATGGTAGATGGATATGCAGAAGGAGAATCACCCAGTGGTAACCTGGGCGAGGCTTCCGGCACGAACTGGGTATGGGGCGATGTACCTTCTGATGATATGCACCGTGGTGATCAGACAGGAGGCTGGAGCCAGATCAATGACATAGAAAGATACGAAGTAAGGCCTGATAATGAATGGCTTAGCGGGGCCTGGGGAGTGAATTATGAAGGAGTGTCACGTGCCAATGATGTGCTTAAAGCTTTGAAAGAGGCTACTGATATTCCTCCAGCCGTAGCCAGGCAGTTTGAGGCGGAAGCAAAATTTCTCAGAGCTTGGTTTCATTTTCAGCTGAGAATTAAGTTTGAAAAAATCCCCTACATCACTGAAGATGTTGACCCTGTCAATGTACCTAACGACCGTGAGGTATGGGATGATATAGAAGCAGACCTTCAGCTTGGCGTGGATCATTTAAACCCTTCTCCTTCAGAAGTAGGGAGAGCATCTCAGTGGGCTGCCAAGGCCTTTAAGGCTAGAGTACATTTGTTTCAAAGTGAATTTTCAGAAGCCAAACCGCTCCTGGATGACATCATAAACAATGGTCCTTTTCAATTGGAAAGTCATTTTTATAATAACTTTGATGAGGAACATCAGAACAATGGAGAAAGTATCTTTGAGATACAGTATTCGGTCAATGATGGTGCAGGCGTTCATAATTCCGGTATAGATCATCAAACTTTATATCCCAGAGGTGCTGATGTTGGGCTCTGCTGCGCCTACAGTGCCCCTACTTTTGATTTGTTCAATGCCTTTAAAGTAGGTGAAAACGGTCTACCCATGCTGGATGACTTTCAGGATGAGTTGCTACGAGAGGATTACGGCATTCTTACTACCGAAGCCTTTACGCCTACTGACCATCTTCTTGATCCCAGAGTAGACTGGACGATAGGAAGAAGAGGGATTCCCTTTTTAGACTGGGGGCCTATGAGCGGTAGCGACTGGATGTTGGACCAGCCTAATATGGGTCCATTTCTCAATAAAAAAATAATGTGGTACAAAAGGAACAAAGGTGAGATTTCCACGCAGTCTAGTTACTGGGCATCAGGGGTTAACGGTAATAATTTCAGGGTATTACGATTAGGCCACGTACTATTGTGGAGAGCCGAAGTCGCTGTGGAAGAAAACGACCTTACGACTGCGATGAACCTGGTCAACCAGATTCGTCAGCGGGCGGCTGATGACATAGTGATGGGCAAAGTACTGAATGAAACTTTTGGGACTGATGTCGCAATTGAGATAGATGAAAGCCAGCCTGCTGCTAATTACAAGCTCGGTTTATATACCTCATTCCCCAGTCAGGAATACGCAAGAAAGGCTGTACGCCATGAGATGCGCCTTGAGTTTGCGCTAGAAGGCATGCGTTTTTATGATCTGGTACGCTGGAACATTGCTGCCAATACTTTGAATACTTACC
- a CDS encoding SusC/RagA family TonB-linked outer membrane protein has product MKPKILPLLKRLGRYVMLTAFTLSLTFSVLLASAGTRANIVVSGTVTDEVGEPLPGVNILVKGTTTGTISDIEGSYTVNAPEDGVLTFSFIGYKNIEVEVNNRTQIDVSMELDEETLDEVVVIGYGTRTKGDLTGAITTVDNNYLDQQPTADVSKALQGSASGVTVVSPATPGGNAEIRIRGMGTINNNGPLWVVDGVFGAQPPPPSQIESIQILKDASSTAIYGARGANGVILVTTKAGKQNQPAQIVVSARSGFSTPTSKYDLMTDPQSIGEMYWLEYQNDGLPTVHPHFGSGSTPVISNYLFPNGANSGDPGVDPALYDQQTYPITLTNRNGTDWLDEIYQNGLIQDYNLSVSGGSEKTTYSFHGNFLDENGILKHTSYQRVGLRSNIDTKLNNWLNVGQRLGVTVGQTNGWNGNNSHENLFNQIYLASPLIPLRDIAGNYAGGVVGGNLYDGPNPVAFLDRTSINKTRSYNISGNFYTQITPVDGLSLKSLLGYDIRLNNGFYPNLPAYESVNGARNTTLSENSATNFLWNWTNTASYTKTFGDIHTLDFLVGVEATKSTYKYISASRQEYFSTDINFLVLDAGATNQLNNGNGYAWSLFSYFSRLHYGLKNKYLVDLTVRRDGSSRFGANNRYGVFPAVSLGWLLTEERFMDGSSNWLDYLKLRASWGQSGNDQIGNYNSFSTFGSGPGNSFYAINGGDNAITLGYQSTAIGNPNAKWETTTSANFAVDATLFSSLDVSVDLWQKNTSDMLFPVAIPQVAGSASAPSVNIGSMENKGIDITLDYRGTAFNNALQFNIATNFSHYKNEVTQLSNAEDEFIQGFPTRQQIYTRTEAGHAFPEFYGYVVDGIFQTEEEADSHATNGTYNQPGNLKIRDVDGDGVITPDDRTYIGSPHPDFTAGLRLGLEFKGFDLAATLYSSVGNDIANYTSRFIRYGLFQGPNSPDRLYRSWGSPYLENNADAILPKASSSTSFEQNASTDYIEDGSYLRMQNLQLGYNFSQSVLEKLNISNLRLYVMGANLFTITNYSGLDPEITAKQNNGVAQEIDRGVDVGTWPISRQIMFGLNISL; this is encoded by the coding sequence ATGAAACCTAAAATTTTACCACTACTCAAGCGGCTTGGACGGTATGTAATGCTTACTGCCTTTACCCTAAGCCTGACCTTTTCCGTGCTGCTGGCTTCAGCGGGAACGCGCGCAAACATTGTTGTGTCCGGTACAGTCACTGATGAAGTAGGAGAACCTTTACCAGGAGTCAACATTTTAGTAAAGGGAACCACTACAGGTACAATCAGTGATATAGAAGGGAGTTATACCGTTAATGCTCCCGAAGACGGAGTGCTCACCTTTAGTTTTATCGGATACAAAAATATTGAAGTTGAAGTCAACAACAGAACTCAGATAGATGTCTCTATGGAACTGGATGAGGAGACGCTTGATGAAGTCGTAGTGATTGGCTACGGCACGAGAACCAAAGGAGACCTGACCGGTGCGATTACTACCGTTGATAATAATTATCTGGACCAACAGCCTACCGCTGATGTAAGCAAAGCACTGCAGGGTAGCGCATCCGGCGTAACGGTTGTGAGCCCGGCCACTCCGGGCGGTAATGCGGAAATTCGCATTCGTGGTATGGGAACCATCAACAATAATGGCCCTTTGTGGGTCGTAGACGGGGTATTTGGTGCACAGCCACCACCACCCAGCCAGATAGAATCTATTCAGATACTGAAAGACGCATCCTCCACTGCCATATATGGAGCCAGGGGCGCAAATGGTGTAATCTTAGTGACTACTAAAGCAGGGAAACAAAATCAGCCTGCCCAAATAGTAGTGAGTGCAAGATCCGGATTTAGCACACCTACATCCAAGTATGACCTGATGACAGATCCGCAATCCATCGGTGAGATGTATTGGCTGGAGTATCAGAATGACGGTTTACCGACAGTCCATCCTCATTTTGGAAGTGGCTCAACTCCGGTAATCAGTAATTACCTTTTTCCGAATGGTGCCAACTCAGGTGATCCGGGAGTAGATCCTGCGCTCTATGATCAGCAAACATACCCTATCACGCTAACTAACCGAAATGGTACTGACTGGCTGGACGAAATATATCAGAATGGGCTTATTCAGGATTACAACTTATCGGTAAGCGGTGGCTCAGAAAAAACGACCTACTCCTTTCATGGCAACTTTCTGGATGAAAACGGCATATTAAAGCATACGTCCTACCAACGTGTGGGCTTAAGATCAAACATAGACACTAAGCTCAACAACTGGCTTAATGTAGGGCAAAGGTTAGGTGTAACTGTAGGCCAGACCAATGGTTGGAATGGAAACAATAGCCATGAAAACTTATTTAACCAGATTTATCTGGCAAGTCCTCTAATACCCCTCCGCGACATTGCAGGTAATTACGCGGGAGGCGTAGTAGGCGGCAATCTTTACGATGGCCCTAATCCAGTAGCTTTTCTTGACCGTACCAGTATTAACAAAACCAGGTCGTATAACATTAGCGGAAATTTTTACACTCAGATCACACCCGTAGATGGTTTATCGCTCAAGTCACTCTTAGGGTATGACATTCGTCTTAACAATGGCTTTTATCCAAATTTACCTGCCTATGAAAGTGTAAATGGTGCTCGCAATACTACCTTGTCCGAAAACAGCGCTACCAATTTTTTGTGGAACTGGACAAATACCGCCAGTTATACCAAAACCTTTGGCGATATTCATACACTGGACTTTTTAGTCGGTGTTGAAGCTACCAAAAGTACGTATAAATACATTTCCGCTTCAAGACAGGAGTATTTTTCTACTGATATCAACTTTCTTGTACTGGACGCGGGCGCTACCAATCAGTTGAATAATGGCAACGGTTATGCTTGGTCACTTTTCTCTTATTTTTCACGGCTGCACTACGGCCTCAAAAATAAATACCTGGTGGATTTGACCGTCCGTCGCGATGGCTCTTCCCGTTTTGGAGCAAATAACCGATACGGTGTTTTCCCGGCAGTTTCATTAGGCTGGTTGCTTACCGAAGAGCGTTTTATGGACGGGAGTAGCAACTGGCTGGATTATTTAAAACTACGTGCCAGTTGGGGACAGTCAGGAAATGACCAGATCGGAAACTATAATAGCTTCTCAACATTTGGCTCTGGTCCGGGCAACTCTTTCTACGCCATCAACGGGGGGGACAATGCCATTACGCTAGGCTATCAGTCTACTGCCATCGGTAATCCCAACGCCAAATGGGAGACAACCACCTCTGCTAATTTTGCCGTAGACGCAACTTTGTTTTCATCACTGGATGTCAGTGTTGACTTATGGCAAAAGAATACTTCGGACATGCTGTTTCCTGTTGCCATCCCGCAGGTAGCGGGTAGTGCTTCTGCCCCTTCTGTGAATATTGGCTCTATGGAGAACAAAGGGATTGACATCACTTTGGATTATCGTGGTACGGCATTCAACAATGCCTTACAGTTCAATATCGCTACCAACTTCTCACATTATAAAAATGAAGTTACTCAGTTGTCCAATGCGGAAGATGAATTTATTCAGGGCTTTCCTACCCGTCAGCAGATATACACCAGGACAGAAGCCGGCCATGCTTTTCCAGAGTTTTACGGCTATGTAGTGGATGGTATATTCCAGACAGAAGAGGAAGCGGATAGTCATGCCACCAATGGCACATACAATCAGCCTGGAAACCTGAAGATAAGAGATGTGGATGGTGACGGAGTCATCACTCCGGACGACCGTACCTATATAGGCAGTCCTCATCCGGACTTTACCGCAGGATTGAGGTTAGGGTTAGAGTTTAAAGGCTTTGATTTAGCGGCTACACTTTACAGCAGTGTAGGAAATGACATCGCCAATTATACCAGCCGCTTTATTCGTTACGGTCTGTTTCAGGGACCCAACAGTCCTGATAGACTTTATCGGTCCTGGGGCAGCCCCTATCTGGAAAATAATGCGGACGCAATTCTTCCTAAAGCTTCCAGCTCTACATCTTTTGAGCAAAACGCCTCTACAGATTATATAGAAGATGGATCTTATCTGCGTATGCAAAACCTTCAGCTAGGTTATAATTTTTCACAAAGCGTTCTTGAAAAGCTGAATATCTCCAATCTTCGCTTATATGTAATGGGGGCAAACCTTTTCACCATTACTAATTATTCCGGGCTTGATCCCGAAATCACTGCAAAGCAGAACAATGGTGTGGCTCAGGAAATAGACCGGGGGGTAGATGTGGGTACCTGGCCCATTTCTCGCCAGATCATGTTCGGCTTAAACATATCTCTATAA
- a CDS encoding tetratricopeptide repeat protein, whose amino-acid sequence MKLFAIFKSAGYSDCYVLSLQEAVLRLDNRKGETQAMAYNFILMSTLKNNANNTFVQKLLVTFSTHFYKKVIYLLLLLLSLDRLPAKPSQSPYIIDSEASSTCNEAYALRYTQPDSAALLYNACYKEALEKNDTLKAINTLQYMAELSGHHARYKDAYDHYWTALRLADESQNQIAKANVYLSIGRLYSYYKREGEALKYIRISLNLKKALAEEGKLDQSALLTNYMAITATYRQLEKPKLAQVYLDSASLFYNEKTMAQAVKQMEFERASILAQEGEYKEALEILKWVVARYKEDNPAYLVLVYTTVGDIYRHFEDYTASENYYLMALETSEQYQSHIDFTPIVHQKLSEIYLLKDNYQKAFASIKTAKELDATFFDSRSKNNLPLLEIQDAFRVEKERQEELIRRQRLEQLEQEDKIWFLQRTILIVAIAFIVIVGGIYFKHERSKHLSEKRLLKKKQELEIQKAKEVLEIKNKELTASALQAIEKDELLSNLKEELRKQKDTPNAFEIGKLVKSIDLNSSRNWEEFEVRFMAVNEGFYQRLSEKFPSLSQNDQKICALIKLNFSSKDMAKLLGISIESVHTNRYRLRKKLNLERSTNLEDFIAKV is encoded by the coding sequence TTGAAGTTATTTGCAATATTTAAAAGTGCTGGCTATTCAGACTGTTATGTTCTAAGCTTACAAGAAGCTGTACTAAGACTAGACAATAGAAAAGGAGAAACCCAGGCTATGGCTTATAATTTTATACTGATGAGTACATTAAAAAATAACGCTAATAATACTTTTGTCCAGAAGTTGTTGGTTACTTTTTCAACTCACTTTTACAAAAAAGTAATCTACTTATTGCTCTTGCTACTCTCGCTAGACCGCCTGCCCGCAAAGCCCAGCCAGTCTCCCTATATCATAGACAGTGAGGCAAGCTCTACCTGCAACGAAGCTTACGCATTGCGATATACCCAGCCTGATAGCGCCGCCCTTTTATACAATGCCTGCTACAAAGAAGCTCTGGAAAAAAATGACACTTTAAAAGCGATCAATACGCTACAATACATGGCAGAACTCAGCGGACACCATGCCCGCTACAAAGACGCTTATGATCATTACTGGACTGCCCTCAGGCTCGCTGATGAGTCACAAAACCAGATAGCCAAAGCCAATGTGTATTTGAGCATTGGAAGACTGTATAGTTATTACAAAAGAGAAGGCGAAGCTCTGAAATATATCCGCATATCACTGAACCTGAAAAAAGCACTAGCAGAAGAAGGAAAACTGGATCAGTCCGCCCTGCTAACTAATTATATGGCAATCACAGCAACTTATCGCCAACTTGAAAAGCCGAAGCTTGCTCAAGTGTATCTGGATAGTGCATCATTATTTTACAATGAAAAAACTATGGCTCAGGCTGTAAAACAAATGGAATTTGAAAGGGCCTCCATACTTGCCCAGGAAGGGGAGTACAAAGAGGCACTGGAAATCTTGAAGTGGGTAGTCGCTCGGTACAAGGAAGACAACCCCGCTTATCTTGTGCTGGTGTATACGACCGTAGGGGACATTTACCGGCATTTTGAGGACTATACCGCCAGTGAAAACTATTACTTAATGGCATTAGAAACTTCTGAACAATACCAGAGCCACATAGACTTTACACCCATCGTACACCAGAAGCTCTCAGAAATTTACCTGCTCAAAGATAATTACCAGAAGGCTTTTGCCAGTATCAAAACAGCTAAAGAACTGGATGCTACATTTTTTGATAGCCGAAGCAAAAACAACCTTCCCTTGCTGGAAATACAGGATGCTTTCAGGGTAGAAAAAGAAAGACAGGAAGAGCTTATTCGTAGACAAAGGCTTGAACAACTGGAACAGGAAGATAAAATCTGGTTTTTACAAAGAACCATTCTGATCGTGGCTATTGCCTTTATTGTCATCGTAGGAGGAATATATTTTAAACATGAGCGCTCAAAGCATTTGTCAGAAAAGAGGCTGTTGAAGAAAAAGCAAGAGCTGGAGATTCAAAAAGCAAAGGAGGTACTTGAAATAAAAAATAAAGAGCTTACCGCTTCTGCTTTACAGGCCATTGAAAAGGATGAGTTGTTGTCAAATCTAAAGGAAGAATTAAGGAAGCAAAAAGATACCCCTAACGCTTTTGAAATCGGCAAACTTGTGAAGAGCATTGATTTGAACAGTTCTAGAAACTGGGAAGAATTTGAAGTTAGATTTATGGCGGTCAATGAAGGCTTCTACCAGCGATTGAGTGAAAAATTTCCATCCCTTAGTCAAAACGATCAAAAGATCTGCGCACTCATCAAACTCAACTTTTCCTCTAAAGATATGGCTAAGCTCCTTGGCATTTCCATTGAGTCAGTGCATACCAATCGCTACCGATTGAGAAAAAAACTTAACTTAGAAAGAAGCACGAACCTGGAAGACTTTATCGCCAAAGTTTAA
- a CDS encoding glycoside hydrolase family 117 protein: protein MKMHRPSIFLLLSLCLFSIYACQEKSGAGIVNQNLAEVDDTSRAYPDSAYEYLAIPAGGKLSTASRRALEREYNQNADWYTEFRYHDLKGSLQHEPGVTRRDPSAVIFHEGTYYVYYTKSEGESFGFRTGDPEKKVFPWDKSEIWYATSPDGWEWTEQGLAVGRGDAGAYDDRSVFTPEVLAHDGKFYLVYQTVKAPYVNRIKNQVGMAISDSPEGPFKKLDEPILSPTDDGEWLGEEDTRFKVKKQGSFDSQKVHDPCLMYFNNQFYLYYKGERMGEKLTMGGREIKWGVAVADQPEGSYIKSEYNPITNSGHEICVWPYQGGIAALLTSDGPEKNTIQYAEDGVNFEIKSMIGGRSKPPHAAGLVRSLNHDEEPLAALSWGLCFDRKEGWDYLQRFETYDPYAP, encoded by the coding sequence ATGAAGATGCACAGACCGAGTATTTTTCTACTGCTTTCGCTTTGTCTTTTTTCTATATATGCCTGTCAGGAAAAATCAGGCGCCGGAATAGTAAATCAGAACTTGGCTGAAGTTGATGATACTTCCCGAGCTTACCCGGATAGTGCCTACGAGTATCTGGCTATTCCTGCCGGAGGAAAATTAAGTACAGCTTCACGCCGCGCATTAGAGAGAGAATACAACCAGAATGCCGATTGGTATACCGAGTTTAGATATCATGACCTGAAAGGCAGCTTACAGCATGAGCCTGGGGTCACCAGAAGAGACCCAAGCGCAGTTATTTTTCATGAGGGTACTTATTACGTCTATTATACCAAGTCAGAAGGAGAGTCATTTGGCTTTAGAACGGGTGATCCGGAAAAGAAAGTTTTTCCCTGGGACAAATCCGAAATCTGGTACGCTACTTCTCCTGACGGCTGGGAGTGGACCGAGCAGGGGCTGGCAGTGGGTCGTGGAGACGCTGGTGCTTATGATGACCGCTCGGTGTTTACCCCGGAAGTACTGGCGCATGATGGAAAGTTTTATTTAGTCTATCAGACAGTGAAGGCACCTTACGTGAACCGAATCAAAAACCAGGTGGGTATGGCTATTTCGGATTCACCAGAGGGGCCATTTAAGAAGTTAGATGAGCCTATACTTTCTCCTACGGATGACGGAGAATGGCTGGGCGAAGAGGACACACGCTTCAAAGTAAAAAAACAGGGCTCCTTTGATAGTCAAAAAGTACATGACCCCTGTCTGATGTATTTCAACAATCAATTTTACCTCTACTACAAGGGTGAAAGAATGGGGGAAAAGCTCACAATGGGAGGCCGGGAAATTAAGTGGGGTGTAGCTGTGGCAGACCAGCCAGAAGGCTCCTATATCAAATCGGAGTATAACCCGATCACCAATAGCGGCCACGAAATATGTGTATGGCCTTACCAGGGAGGTATTGCTGCCTTACTGACTTCTGACGGCCCTGAGAAAAACACTATACAATATGCCGAAGATGGAGTAAACTTTGAAATCAAATCAATGATCGGAGGGAGATCTAAACCTCCGCATGCGGCTGGCTTGGTACGTTCTCTGAATCATGATGAGGAACCCCTGGCGGCGCTCAGTTGGGGGCTGTGTTTTGACAGAAAAGAGGGTTGGGACTATCTACAAAGGTTTGAGACCTACGACCCTTATGCTCCATAA
- a CDS encoding glycoside hydrolase family 117 protein: MKNTCLFFLTTFILLTAVGRVSAQQEEMGRAYPDSVYDFLAIPKDQPLSAASKRALERNYAKGPAWYLEFKTYDLKGDLAYEEGVVRRDPSDIITVDGTYYVYYSKSVGKTHGFGTGDPEKKVFPWDKTEVWYASSKDGWTWKEEGLAVGRGEPGAYDDRSVFTPQIMTHEGKYVLIYQTVKAPYVNRVKNQVGMAIADSPHGPFKKLKEPILSPTNDGEWLGDEDTRFKVKKQGSFDSHKVHDPTLMYYNNKFYLYYKGERMGERKTFGGREIKWGVAIADKLEGPYIKSEYNPITNSGHELCVWPYQGGVSALLITDGPERNTIQWASDGINFNIKSHIKWGPPAAGLDQSVDNDKSPVEALKWGLTHEYVSRDWQVIKRFEGFQPFSP; this comes from the coding sequence ATGAAAAATACTTGTCTTTTTTTTCTCACAACCTTCATACTACTCACGGCAGTGGGGCGCGTAAGTGCCCAGCAGGAAGAGATGGGCAGGGCCTATCCGGATAGCGTATACGACTTTCTGGCTATACCGAAAGACCAGCCTTTGAGTGCCGCCTCTAAAAGAGCATTGGAAAGAAATTATGCCAAAGGACCAGCGTGGTACCTGGAGTTTAAAACCTATGATCTCAAAGGTGACCTTGCCTATGAAGAGGGCGTTGTACGTAGAGACCCCTCTGATATTATTACTGTAGACGGCACTTATTATGTCTACTACTCCAAATCCGTAGGCAAGACGCACGGCTTTGGCACCGGTGATCCGGAAAAGAAAGTTTTTCCCTGGGACAAAACAGAAGTCTGGTACGCAAGCTCTAAAGATGGGTGGACCTGGAAAGAAGAAGGATTGGCAGTAGGCAGGGGGGAACCTGGCGCTTATGATGATCGCTCGGTCTTTACTCCTCAGATCATGACCCATGAAGGTAAATATGTACTGATATACCAAACGGTGAAAGCTCCCTATGTCAACCGGGTAAAAAACCAGGTAGGTATGGCAATCGCAGACTCTCCGCATGGGCCATTCAAAAAGCTAAAGGAGCCTATCCTTTCTCCTACCAATGATGGAGAATGGTTAGGGGATGAGGATACGCGCTTTAAAGTGAAAAAGCAGGGCTCTTTTGATTCACATAAGGTGCATGATCCAACGCTAATGTATTATAACAATAAATTCTACCTCTATTATAAAGGTGAGCGTATGGGTGAGCGAAAAACTTTTGGTGGTAGAGAAATTAAATGGGGCGTAGCTATCGCAGATAAACTGGAAGGTCCTTATATTAAATCGGAGTATAACCCGATAACCAACAGTGGTCATGAGTTGTGCGTATGGCCTTACCAGGGTGGTGTTTCTGCACTGCTGATTACGGATGGACCGGAAAGGAACACCATACAGTGGGCTTCCGACGGGATCAATTTTAATATCAAGTCGCACATAAAGTGGGGACCACCTGCCGCAGGACTGGATCAGTCAGTAGATAATGACAAAAGTCCGGTAGAAGCGCTGAAATGGGGACTTACCCACGAGTATGTGAGTAGAGACTGGCAGGTGATCAAAAGGTTTGAAGGTTTTCAGCCGTTCAGTCCCTGA
- a CDS encoding zinc-dependent alcohol dehydrogenase codes for MKAAYYKEKGKFELGESQIKKPAKGEVRLEVAYCGVCGTDIHIYHGVMDQRVARPQVVGHEASAVVAEVGEGVSNVKVGDNVAVRPLQFGEPHPFDKGYAHVGKNLKFIGIDAPGAFQQSWTVPAYCLHQLPADLSLKHGAFIEPLSVACHDVKIGRVKEGERCLVIGGGPIGTLIAYVLKTKKAEVIISEVNEKRVNMLRELGFTVVNPIQENLKERISELTNEAMIDCAFEVSGSAAGVDAMTEVVNVRGRIVMVAIHGGEKKKVDLFKFFWSEIELLGARLYEEEDYEEAIQIASSAQIPFDKLITQVDSLDNIQSIFETIDNNPAGMKYLVDCQV; via the coding sequence ATGAAAGCAGCCTATTACAAAGAAAAAGGCAAATTTGAATTGGGCGAAAGCCAGATAAAAAAACCTGCCAAAGGCGAAGTGCGCCTGGAGGTAGCCTACTGTGGTGTCTGTGGTACAGACATTCATATCTACCACGGGGTGATGGATCAGCGAGTGGCCCGACCTCAGGTGGTAGGCCACGAAGCTTCGGCTGTAGTCGCAGAAGTAGGAGAGGGAGTTTCCAACGTAAAAGTTGGTGACAACGTAGCGGTGAGGCCCCTACAGTTTGGCGAGCCTCATCCCTTTGACAAAGGTTACGCTCATGTAGGCAAAAATCTGAAATTTATCGGTATAGATGCGCCTGGAGCATTTCAGCAAAGCTGGACAGTACCTGCTTATTGTCTTCATCAGCTACCCGCAGATCTTTCTTTAAAACATGGAGCATTTATAGAGCCGCTCTCAGTTGCCTGCCATGATGTAAAGATTGGTAGGGTAAAAGAAGGAGAACGCTGCCTGGTAATAGGTGGAGGGCCTATTGGTACGCTCATCGCCTATGTGCTAAAAACTAAAAAGGCCGAAGTCATTATTTCAGAAGTGAATGAGAAACGGGTGAATATGCTACGTGAACTAGGCTTTACAGTAGTCAACCCCATTCAGGAAAATCTGAAAGAACGCATCAGCGAGCTCACCAATGAAGCTATGATAGACTGTGCCTTTGAAGTTTCCGGTTCGGCTGCAGGTGTAGATGCCATGACCGAAGTAGTGAACGTAAGAGGGCGTATCGTGATGGTGGCTATCCATGGTGGAGAAAAGAAAAAGGTAGATCTGTTTAAGTTTTTCTGGTCAGAGATCGAGCTTTTGGGCGCCAGACTCTATGAAGAAGAGGATTATGAAGAGGCAATTCAAATAGCTTCCTCAGCACAAATTCCCTTTGACAAATTAATTACCCAGGTGGATAGCCTGGATAACATACAATCCATTTTTGAAACGATAGACAATAATCCGGCAGGCATGAAATATCTGGTAGACTGTCAGGTTTAA
- a CDS encoding SDR family NAD(P)-dependent oxidoreductase gives MSIIDQFKLEGKTALVTGCKRGIGKAMAVALAEAGADIIGVSASLETEGSAVEKEVKALGKNFKAYTCDFSDRDALYTFIKAVKADFPAIDILVNNAGTILRAPAAEHPDEYWDKVVEVNQNAQFILSRELGKEMVARGSGKIVFTASLLTFQGGITVPGYAASKGAIGQLTMAFANEWAGKGVNVNAIAPGYISTDNTEALRNNPERANAILSRIPAGRWGEAEDFKGPIVFLCSEASAYMHGSVMLVDGGWMGR, from the coding sequence ATGAGCATAATAGATCAATTCAAACTGGAAGGAAAAACTGCACTGGTCACGGGCTGTAAGCGTGGCATCGGTAAAGCGATGGCAGTAGCCCTGGCTGAGGCCGGAGCAGATATTATAGGAGTTAGTGCCTCACTGGAAACAGAGGGCAGCGCAGTAGAAAAAGAAGTAAAAGCATTAGGCAAAAACTTCAAAGCCTATACCTGTGACTTCTCAGACCGAGATGCTCTCTACACCTTTATCAAAGCAGTAAAAGCGGATTTTCCGGCCATAGATATACTGGTGAACAACGCAGGTACCATATTACGGGCCCCCGCGGCAGAACATCCTGATGAATACTGGGATAAAGTAGTAGAGGTGAACCAGAATGCACAGTTTATCCTCAGCAGAGAACTGGGTAAAGAGATGGTAGCCCGTGGCAGTGGTAAAATTGTGTTTACCGCTTCATTGCTTACTTTTCAGGGAGGAATCACCGTTCCCGGCTATGCGGCGAGTAAAGGGGCTATCGGTCAGCTTACCATGGCTTTTGCCAATGAGTGGGCCGGTAAAGGTGTCAATGTAAATGCTATCGCGCCCGGCTATATCAGCACCGATAATACCGAAGCCTTAAGAAATAATCCTGAAAGAGCTAATGCCATCCTTTCGCGTATACCTGCAGGTCGCTGGGGAGAGGCAGAAGACTTTAAAGGACCTATTGTTTTCTTATGTTCAGAAGCATCAGCCTATATGCACGGGAGTGTAATGTTGGTTGATGGAGGTTGGATGGGGCGCTAA